From Sphingobium sp. RAC03, a single genomic window includes:
- a CDS encoding sensor histidine kinase, protein MTLVQEMPEAHEWQPAQLRRAIFAAGVALWAWNVDTDAFTMDELGFKLWGLPQGEQVTFEKLSTRIHPADRDRVRSAFSATRAILGPYETDFRILIGDEVRWIAARGQGEDDGIVGRTMYGIFLDVTGRKQAEEGHELLAGEMSHRVKNLLAIASGLTAISSRSALSKEDMAGELTERLSALGRAHDLVRPLPNGQGNAALLGDLLSVLLAPYDDLGAFKGRIRVAVERMGVGEHAATGLALVIHELATNSMKYGALSHEAGTLDVSSMAEEDDVILTWLEHGGPKVQEPDGAGGFGSKLVQRSVRGQLGGTIDYDWAETGLIVTLRINRARLAV, encoded by the coding sequence ATGACATTGGTTCAAGAAATGCCGGAGGCGCATGAGTGGCAGCCCGCGCAGTTGCGGCGCGCGATCTTCGCCGCTGGAGTCGCGCTCTGGGCCTGGAATGTCGATACCGACGCCTTCACCATGGATGAGCTGGGCTTCAAACTATGGGGTCTGCCGCAGGGTGAGCAGGTCACGTTCGAAAAACTATCCACACGCATTCACCCCGCCGACCGGGACAGGGTGCGATCCGCATTCTCCGCGACGCGCGCCATCCTTGGTCCCTATGAAACCGATTTCCGCATATTGATCGGCGACGAAGTGCGGTGGATCGCCGCGCGCGGCCAAGGCGAGGATGACGGTATCGTCGGGCGGACCATGTACGGCATCTTCCTGGATGTGACCGGCCGCAAGCAGGCCGAAGAGGGGCATGAGCTTCTGGCCGGGGAAATGAGCCATCGCGTCAAGAATCTGCTCGCCATAGCATCGGGCCTGACCGCCATTTCCTCGCGCTCCGCTCTCAGCAAGGAGGATATGGCGGGGGAATTGACCGAGCGTTTGTCGGCATTGGGCCGGGCGCATGATCTGGTCCGCCCGCTGCCCAATGGGCAGGGTAATGCGGCATTGCTGGGCGATCTTCTGTCGGTATTGCTGGCCCCCTATGACGATCTGGGCGCGTTCAAGGGCCGCATCAGGGTCGCTGTCGAGCGGATGGGCGTGGGCGAACATGCGGCGACCGGGCTGGCCCTCGTCATTCATGAACTGGCCACCAACTCGATGAAATATGGCGCCTTGTCGCATGAGGCCGGCACGCTTGACGTCTCCAGCATGGCGGAGGAGGATGATGTGATCCTGACCTGGCTGGAACATGGCGGACCCAAAGTGCAGGAGCCGGACGGCGCGGGCGGCTTTGGCAGCAAGCTGGTGCAGCGCAGCGTGCGCGGCCAGCTCGGCGGCACCATCGATTATGACTGGGCGGAAACCGGCCTGATCGTGACCCTGCGCATCAATCGGGCGCGGTTGGCCGTGTGA
- a CDS encoding TolC family protein, with protein sequence MPSKRLLMVVALMATVVPAIAQDIAPLPTRAAAPSLSGPLQLADVLASSRQHAPQVLEALARVRGAQGKRLSAEGAFDTVFSAAADSRLTGYYDSRYAETKVTRPLEQWGGNVYGGYRVSDGRFPIYEDKSYTNQLGEIKAGVVLALLRDRAIDDRRFNRTQAEADIALADADRLFVAIGVQRRALDAYNQWVVAGERLEIVRNLLALAQDRQTGLERQVTLGLRPRIILTENQQNILRRQTLVVQAEQALASAANTLSLYWRDADGRPVIPSPAQLPSDLPNPLPLPVDPKSALSMRPDLRTIDLRMQVARDRLALDRNALLPRLDFNAEASRDIGPIGEGGRSREGTDTRVGLTFTLPLQRRAAQGRIMQTQAEIEAAMLRGQGLREQIIAEIDTIGVAVDATERLLVLAGDEQARAQDMAQAERRRFEMGASDFFLVNIREEAAADAALRKLDAAYRQLIAHADLAAASADTDALGL encoded by the coding sequence ATGCCAAGTAAGCGCCTGCTCATGGTCGTCGCGCTGATGGCGACGGTCGTGCCTGCGATCGCGCAGGATATCGCGCCCTTGCCGACGCGGGCCGCTGCGCCGTCCCTGTCCGGCCCACTGCAATTGGCCGATGTGCTGGCGTCATCGCGCCAACATGCGCCCCAGGTGCTGGAAGCGCTGGCGCGGGTGCGCGGCGCGCAGGGCAAGCGCCTGTCGGCCGAAGGGGCGTTCGACACGGTCTTTTCGGCCGCCGCCGACAGCCGCCTGACCGGCTATTATGACAGCCGCTATGCCGAAACGAAGGTGACGCGGCCGCTCGAACAATGGGGCGGCAATGTCTATGGCGGCTATCGCGTTTCCGACGGGCGCTTCCCCATCTATGAGGATAAAAGCTACACCAACCAGCTTGGCGAGATAAAGGCGGGCGTGGTGCTGGCGCTGCTGCGCGACCGGGCGATCGATGATCGTCGCTTCAACCGGACGCAGGCCGAAGCGGATATCGCGCTCGCCGATGCCGACCGGCTGTTCGTCGCGATCGGCGTCCAGCGGCGGGCGCTGGACGCCTATAATCAATGGGTGGTGGCGGGCGAACGGCTGGAGATCGTGCGCAACCTGCTGGCGCTGGCGCAGGATCGTCAGACGGGGCTGGAGCGGCAGGTCACGCTGGGGCTGCGCCCGCGCATCATCCTGACTGAGAACCAGCAGAATATCCTGCGGCGGCAGACATTGGTGGTGCAGGCGGAGCAGGCGCTGGCCAGTGCCGCCAATACGTTGTCGCTCTATTGGCGTGACGCGGATGGACGGCCGGTGATCCCGTCGCCTGCGCAACTGCCATCGGATCTGCCCAACCCCCTACCCTTGCCGGTCGATCCCAAATCGGCGCTGTCGATGCGCCCGGACCTGCGCACCATCGACCTGCGGATGCAGGTCGCGCGCGACCGGCTGGCGCTGGACCGCAATGCGCTTTTGCCCCGCCTCGACTTCAACGCCGAAGCGTCGCGCGACATCGGGCCGATCGGCGAGGGCGGACGATCGCGCGAAGGCACGGATACCCGCGTCGGATTGACCTTCACCCTGCCGCTCCAGCGCCGCGCGGCGCAAGGCCGGATCATGCAGACCCAGGCGGAGATCGAGGCGGCGATGCTGCGTGGCCAGGGGCTGCGCGAGCAGATCATCGCGGAGATCGACACGATCGGCGTCGCGGTGGATGCCACCGAGCGGCTGCTGGTGCTGGCAGGCGACGAACAGGCGCGCGCGCAAGACATGGCCCAGGCAGAGCGCCGCCGGTTCGAAATGGGGGCAAGCGACTTCTTCCTGGTCAACATTCGTGAGGAAGCGGCCGCCGATGCGGCCTTGCGCAAGCTGGATGCGGCCTATCGCCAATTGATCGCCCATGCGGACCTCGCCGCAGCCAGCGCCGATACCGACGCTTTGGGACTATGA
- a CDS encoding efflux RND transporter periplasmic adaptor subunit produces MPFRANHLSHFKTLASIRAPRVTRALAWMLVATIVGCILFMIFVPWVQTAPGTGAVIALDPRDRVQNITALVPGRIEQWYVTDGSLVKRGDPIARISDNDPNLLDRLRAERAQADVEIMAAQQAMRVAQLDVSRMETLYREGLAPRRDYELAQIKVSDYAAKVAQARAERTRVDVSLNRQSVQMIRAPRAGRVLRIQGGDNATMVSAGDIVATFAPEQSQRVVELYVDGRDVPLIEIGRRVRLEFEGWPAIQFSGWPSVAQGMFDGKVRAIDVSASANGLFRVIVEPASDRPAWPQEPYVRLGAKVRGWVLMDTVSVGFELWRQLNDFPLQFQRPGNVPDASATNATDANANSNAK; encoded by the coding sequence ATGCCGTTTCGCGCTAATCATCTGTCGCATTTCAAGACGCTGGCGAGCATCCGTGCGCCGCGCGTCACCCGCGCGCTGGCTTGGATGCTGGTGGCGACGATCGTCGGCTGCATCCTGTTCATGATCTTCGTGCCGTGGGTGCAGACCGCGCCAGGGACCGGCGCCGTCATCGCGCTCGACCCGCGCGACCGGGTGCAGAATATCACCGCACTCGTCCCCGGCCGGATCGAACAATGGTATGTCACCGACGGCAGCCTGGTGAAGCGTGGCGATCCTATCGCGCGGATCAGCGACAATGATCCCAATCTGCTCGACCGCCTGCGCGCCGAACGCGCCCAGGCCGACGTCGAGATCATGGCGGCGCAGCAAGCCATGCGGGTGGCGCAACTGGACGTATCGCGCATGGAAACGCTGTACCGCGAAGGCTTGGCCCCCCGCCGCGACTATGAACTGGCCCAGATCAAGGTCAGCGATTATGCCGCCAAGGTTGCGCAGGCGCGGGCCGAGCGGACGCGCGTGGACGTCAGCCTCAACCGCCAGTCGGTCCAGATGATCCGTGCGCCGCGTGCGGGGCGCGTGCTGCGCATCCAGGGCGGCGACAATGCGACTATGGTCAGCGCGGGCGACATCGTCGCGACCTTCGCGCCCGAACAGTCGCAGCGCGTGGTCGAACTTTATGTCGATGGCCGCGATGTGCCGCTGATCGAGATCGGCCGCCGTGTCCGCTTGGAATTCGAAGGCTGGCCCGCCATCCAGTTCAGCGGCTGGCCTTCGGTCGCGCAGGGCATGTTCGATGGCAAGGTGCGCGCGATCGACGTGTCGGCATCAGCGAACGGCCTGTTCCGCGTCATCGTCGAACCGGCATCGGACCGGCCAGCCTGGCCGCAGGAACCCTATGTCCGGTTGGGTGCCAAGGTGCGCGGCTGGGTGTTGATGGATACCGTCAGCGTCGGGTTCGAACTGTGGCGGCAACTCAACGACTTCCCGCTGCAATTCCAGCGTCCCGGCAATGTACCCGACGCTTCAGCGACGAATGCGACCGATGCCAATGCCAACAGCAATGCCAAGTAA
- a CDS encoding ABC transporter ATP-binding protein, with protein MAAPVDVRLRDFFAWAGPIIGPDKAFIRLTLVYGVGIGLLSLATPISVQMLINSVANTALPAPLFTLAAILLGLLLISALLGAFRMHLMEMFRRRFFARLVADITLRAVYAQNPFFQDERRGDLFNRFFELMTVQKAIPSLLIGGFSIILQASVGFVVTAFYHPFFLAFNVGFIFAVWLIWRLWYRGAMRTSVALSYRKYEAAHWLESVGGSNGYYKSSRHLHFAMDRSEEATAAYVKEHKAHFRYAFPQSLALLILYAVASAGLLALGGWLVIQGQLSIGQLVAAELILSSIFYGAAQLGPYLDSFYDLVAGVEELSLILAIPQEQVPEPKPDAARPAHGALVLHSVRAPIGRDEAEIDIVIPGGSRLIGAADPDMDRLLSTLLKRHIRPTSGIITLGGADITSLDMYQLRSDVIVLNRPTIVESSIRDYLSLARAENDSVGIMDVLRAVGLDERVAALPDGMDTRLSSTGWPLALVEIMQLKLASALLAQPRILVLSALYDMVPVHHLEAAFAMLKGKPVTILYFSSRPHDITLDGWLWLGRKKQRLVADRESFDALRAGAGKEAGDAVSR; from the coding sequence ATGGCGGCTCCGGTCGATGTGCGATTGCGCGACTTCTTTGCCTGGGCGGGACCGATCATCGGTCCTGACAAGGCTTTCATCAGACTGACACTGGTTTACGGTGTCGGCATTGGCCTGTTGTCGCTAGCCACGCCGATCTCGGTGCAGATGCTGATCAACTCCGTGGCGAATACGGCGTTGCCAGCGCCATTGTTCACGCTGGCGGCGATCCTGCTCGGATTGTTGCTGATATCGGCGCTGCTCGGCGCGTTCCGCATGCATTTGATGGAGATGTTCCGACGCCGTTTCTTCGCCCGGCTGGTCGCGGACATCACCTTGCGCGCGGTGTATGCGCAAAATCCCTTTTTCCAGGACGAACGACGCGGCGACCTGTTCAACCGGTTCTTCGAATTGATGACGGTGCAGAAGGCGATCCCGTCGCTGCTGATCGGGGGATTTTCGATCATCCTGCAAGCCAGCGTCGGTTTCGTCGTCACGGCATTTTACCACCCCTTCTTCCTGGCGTTCAATGTCGGCTTCATCTTCGCCGTCTGGCTGATCTGGCGCCTCTGGTATCGCGGTGCGATGCGGACGTCGGTGGCGCTGAGCTATCGCAAATATGAAGCGGCCCATTGGCTGGAAAGCGTCGGCGGATCGAACGGCTATTATAAATCGAGCCGCCATCTCCACTTCGCCATGGACCGGTCAGAAGAGGCCACCGCCGCCTATGTGAAGGAGCATAAGGCGCATTTCCGCTATGCCTTCCCGCAAAGCCTTGCGCTGCTGATCCTCTATGCGGTGGCGAGTGCCGGGTTGCTGGCGCTGGGCGGCTGGCTGGTCATTCAGGGGCAATTGTCGATCGGCCAGCTGGTCGCGGCCGAACTGATCCTGTCGAGCATCTTCTATGGCGCCGCACAGTTGGGCCCGTATCTCGACAGTTTCTACGATCTGGTCGCAGGCGTCGAGGAACTCTCGCTGATCCTCGCCATTCCGCAGGAGCAAGTGCCCGAACCCAAGCCCGACGCCGCGCGGCCTGCCCATGGCGCGCTCGTCCTCCATTCCGTGCGCGCGCCGATCGGTCGCGACGAAGCGGAGATCGACATCGTCATTCCGGGCGGCAGCCGACTGATCGGTGCGGCCGACCCGGACATGGACCGCCTGCTCTCCACGCTGCTCAAACGGCATATCCGGCCGACCAGCGGCATCATCACGCTGGGCGGCGCGGACATCACCTCGCTCGACATGTATCAGCTTCGCAGCGACGTGATAGTCCTCAACCGGCCGACCATCGTGGAAAGTTCGATACGCGATTATCTCTCGCTCGCGCGGGCCGAGAATGACTCCGTCGGCATCATGGACGTGTTGCGCGCCGTGGGTCTGGACGAGCGGGTCGCCGCCCTGCCTGATGGCATGGACACGCGCCTGTCCTCCACCGGTTGGCCGTTGGCGCTGGTCGAGATAATGCAGTTGAAGCTGGCAAGTGCCCTGCTCGCCCAGCCGCGCATCCTCGTCCTGTCGGCGCTCTACGACATGGTGCCGGTCCATCATCTGGAGGCGGCTTTCGCCATGTTGAAGGGCAAGCCCGTGACCATCCTCTATTTCTCCAGCCGCCCGCACGACATCACCCTGGATGGCTGGCTGTGGCTGGGCCGCAAGAAACAGCGACTGGTCGCCGACCGAGAGAGTTTCGACGCCCTGCGCGCTGGCGCTGGCAAGGAGGCTGGCGATGCCGTTTCGCGCTAA
- a CDS encoding efflux transporter outer membrane subunit yields MTKSLFAALLAATALTACAAGPDYRPPVTPPTAAAPFIGTAAPAVSAAEVQGDWWRLYEDPLLDRLVGDALRANTDIRVAVARLERARSTLRGARSDRLPSTGLDGTVTYGRTAAAQNFPGLDRENRTVDAGFSVGYEVDLFGRVKRSIEAARGDLGAAEADTDAVRVAVVADTVRAYVDATSSAERLRVAQRTVDLLDRSIRITGARFDAGRSDRLDVIRVTALRDQQKALVPSLAADRDAALFRLATLTGRTPQDLPADIRASVTTPTLAQPIPVGDGRALLARRPDVRAAERRLAADTARIGVATADLYPRISLGGAVGTTAIGGGDILGGGPLRWVLGPLINWAFPNQEAIRARIGAARADSAATLATFDGTVLRALAETETALSIYAHAMERRDTLQAARNAADRAARISLARQREGQIDFLTVLDAQRTLAAAEADLASADRSVAFAQVDLFRALGGGWQRVG; encoded by the coding sequence ATGACCAAATCCCTGTTCGCTGCCCTGTTGGCAGCCACTGCCCTCACGGCCTGCGCCGCTGGTCCCGACTATCGGCCGCCGGTCACGCCCCCCACCGCCGCCGCGCCCTTCATCGGCACGGCAGCCCCCGCCGTCAGCGCGGCGGAGGTGCAGGGCGATTGGTGGCGGCTATACGAAGACCCGCTGCTCGACCGGCTGGTGGGCGATGCACTGCGCGCCAATACCGACATCCGCGTCGCGGTGGCGCGGCTGGAGCGGGCACGCTCCACCCTGCGCGGCGCCCGATCGGATCGGCTGCCCTCGACCGGCCTGGATGGCACCGTGACCTATGGCCGCACGGCAGCGGCGCAGAACTTCCCCGGCCTCGACCGGGAGAATCGCACCGTCGATGCGGGGTTCAGCGTCGGCTATGAGGTCGATCTGTTCGGCCGGGTGAAGCGCTCGATCGAGGCGGCACGCGGCGATCTCGGCGCGGCTGAGGCGGATACCGATGCCGTCCGGGTCGCCGTGGTCGCTGACACGGTGCGCGCCTATGTCGATGCCACTTCTTCGGCCGAGCGGCTGCGCGTGGCGCAGCGCACGGTCGACCTGCTCGATCGTTCGATCCGCATCACCGGCGCGCGCTTCGACGCGGGCCGATCGGATCGGCTCGACGTGATCCGCGTGACAGCCTTGCGCGACCAGCAAAAGGCGCTGGTGCCAAGCCTTGCCGCTGACCGGGATGCCGCCCTGTTCCGACTCGCGACGCTGACCGGGCGCACACCGCAAGACTTGCCCGCCGATATCCGCGCCAGCGTCACCACGCCGACCCTGGCCCAGCCCATTCCCGTGGGCGATGGTCGCGCGCTGCTGGCCCGGCGGCCCGATGTCCGCGCCGCCGAACGCCGCCTCGCCGCCGACACGGCGCGGATCGGCGTGGCGACGGCGGACCTTTATCCGCGCATTTCGCTGGGCGGCGCGGTCGGCACGACCGCGATCGGCGGCGGCGACATATTGGGCGGCGGTCCGCTCCGCTGGGTGCTGGGGCCGCTCATCAACTGGGCCTTCCCCAATCAGGAAGCGATCCGCGCCCGCATCGGCGCGGCGCGCGCCGACAGCGCGGCGACGCTGGCGACCTTCGATGGCACGGTGCTGCGCGCGCTGGCGGAAACCGAAACCGCGCTGTCCATCTATGCCCATGCCATGGAACGCCGCGACACGTTGCAGGCCGCGCGCAACGCCGCTGACCGCGCCGCCCGCATCAGCCTCGCCCGCCAGCGGGAAGGGCAGATCGATTTCCTGACCGTCCTCGACGCCCAACGCACGCTCGCGGCCGCCGAAGCGGATCTTGCATCCGCCGATCGCTCCGTCGCCTTCGCCCAGGTCGATCTCTTTCGCGCCTTGGGCGGCGGTTGGCAGAGGGTCGGGTAA
- a CDS encoding efflux RND transporter permease subunit, protein MRFSRFFIDRPIFAAVIAVIITVVGALAFIGLPVAQYPDIVPPTVTVSAQYPGASAETVAQTIAAPIEQEINGVDDMLYVSSQSTGDGKVTITVTFKIGTDLDAAQVLVQNRVAVAIPRLPEEVQRLGVVTRKTSPDFLMVVNLQSPDGSLDRNYLSNYALTQVRDRLARLDGVGDVQLFGARDYAMRVWIDPGRAAALNLTAGEIVAALRAQNVQVSAGAIGQPPYDSGEAFQLGVEMQGRLNEPRQFANIVIRTDADGHQVRVADVARVELGAQDYGINTYLSGKPTVVIAVMQRPGSNALDAAEKVKAEMDSLSQRFPKGLEYSVIYNPTEFISQSIDAVYDTLFEAVILVVLVILIFLQNWRAAVIPIIAIPVSLIGTATMLAAVGYSLNNLSLFGLVLAIGIVVDDAIVVVENVERNIEEGMSPLEAARFSMDEVAGALVAIVLVLCAVFVPTLFITGISGAFYQQFAVTISTATVISLLLSLTLSPAAAALLLKPKHEHDAPAVDAPRWKRWLQKAADAFNRGFERMSDRYASLTRFLVTRPKKMLLTYAGLIAATIALFWVTPGGFIPAQDQGYFLAVVQLPPGASLERTDKVTREVAEKILPIKGLRGAVMFAGFHGPSQTAAPNSAAIYFPFTSFAERKEVGATYAGIMEQAGKAIGDYDKARIILVPPPVIQGIGSAGGYRTMIEDREGRGYDALNKVATDYIGKANTTPGLAQVYTLFDVATPRIFADVDRRKADLLGVPPERVFEAMQVYLGSAFVNDFNLLGRTYRVTAQADQAFRGSTADIANLKTRSNSGEMVPLGSLSTFQDKTGPYRVVRYNLLPAVEVDGDTAPGYSSGQSLSTIEKLGETALPTGYAQEWTGIAYQQATAGNTAGLVFGMAVFFVFLVLAAQYESLTLPLAIILIVPMCLLAAMLGVNLRGMDNNILTQIGLVVLIALAAKNAILVVEFAKQAEEQQGLSPIEAAVQAARTRLRPILMTSFAFILGAVPLVIAQGAGAELRQALGTAVFFGMAGVTAFGLLFTPTFYVVCRALGDRFTRRGRSGQAPALQPAE, encoded by the coding sequence ATGCGTTTCTCCCGCTTCTTCATCGACCGGCCGATCTTTGCGGCCGTGATCGCCGTGATCATCACGGTGGTCGGCGCGCTCGCCTTCATCGGGCTGCCCGTCGCGCAATATCCCGACATCGTGCCGCCGACCGTCACGGTCAGCGCGCAATATCCCGGCGCGTCGGCCGAAACGGTGGCCCAGACCATCGCTGCGCCGATCGAACAGGAAATCAACGGCGTTGACGACATGCTCTATGTCAGCAGCCAGTCGACCGGCGATGGCAAAGTCACGATCACCGTCACCTTCAAGATCGGCACCGACCTGGATGCCGCGCAGGTACTGGTGCAAAACCGCGTGGCGGTTGCCATCCCGCGCCTGCCCGAAGAGGTGCAGCGCTTAGGGGTCGTCACCCGCAAGACATCGCCCGACTTCCTGATGGTCGTCAATCTCCAGTCGCCCGACGGGTCGCTCGACCGCAACTACCTCTCCAACTATGCCCTGACGCAAGTGCGTGATCGCCTCGCGCGCCTCGACGGCGTGGGCGATGTGCAATTGTTCGGCGCGCGCGACTATGCGATGCGCGTGTGGATCGACCCCGGTCGCGCCGCCGCGCTCAACCTGACGGCGGGCGAGATCGTCGCCGCCTTGCGCGCGCAAAATGTGCAGGTGTCGGCAGGTGCCATCGGTCAGCCGCCCTATGACAGCGGCGAAGCCTTCCAGCTGGGCGTCGAGATGCAGGGCCGCCTGAACGAACCCCGGCAATTTGCCAATATCGTCATCCGCACGGACGCTGATGGGCATCAGGTCCGCGTCGCCGACGTCGCCCGTGTCGAACTGGGCGCGCAGGATTATGGCATCAATACCTATCTCTCAGGCAAGCCCACGGTCGTCATCGCGGTCATGCAACGCCCCGGCTCCAACGCGCTCGACGCGGCGGAGAAGGTGAAGGCGGAAATGGACAGCCTGTCCCAGCGCTTTCCCAAGGGGCTGGAATATAGCGTCATCTATAATCCGACCGAATTCATCAGCCAGTCGATCGACGCCGTTTATGACACGCTGTTCGAAGCGGTGATCCTGGTGGTCCTCGTCATCCTCATCTTCCTCCAGAACTGGCGCGCGGCGGTCATCCCGATCATCGCTATCCCGGTCTCGCTGATCGGCACGGCGACGATGCTGGCGGCAGTCGGCTATTCGCTCAACAATCTCTCGCTCTTCGGCCTGGTGCTGGCGATCGGCATCGTTGTCGATGACGCCATCGTCGTGGTCGAAAATGTCGAACGCAATATCGAGGAAGGCATGTCCCCGCTGGAGGCGGCACGCTTCTCGATGGACGAGGTGGCGGGCGCGCTCGTCGCGATCGTGCTGGTGCTGTGCGCGGTGTTCGTGCCGACGCTGTTCATCACCGGCATTTCGGGCGCCTTCTACCAGCAATTCGCCGTCACCATCTCGACCGCGACGGTGATCTCGCTGCTGCTCTCGCTCACCCTCTCGCCCGCCGCCGCTGCCTTGCTGTTGAAGCCCAAGCACGAACATGATGCGCCAGCAGTGGACGCCCCGCGCTGGAAGCGCTGGCTGCAAAAGGCTGCCGACGCCTTCAATCGCGGCTTTGAACGGATGAGCGATCGCTATGCCAGCCTCACCCGCTTCTTGGTTACCCGGCCCAAGAAGATGCTGCTCACCTATGCAGGCCTGATCGCGGCGACCATCGCGCTCTTCTGGGTCACCCCCGGCGGCTTTATCCCCGCGCAGGATCAGGGCTATTTCCTGGCCGTGGTCCAGCTTCCGCCCGGCGCATCGCTCGAACGCACCGACAAGGTGACGCGCGAGGTCGCGGAGAAGATTTTGCCGATCAAGGGGCTGCGCGGCGCGGTGATGTTCGCTGGCTTCCATGGTCCTTCGCAGACCGCCGCGCCCAATTCGGCGGCGATCTATTTCCCCTTCACCAGCTTTGCCGAACGCAAGGAAGTGGGCGCCACCTATGCCGGGATCATGGAGCAGGCCGGCAAGGCGATCGGCGACTATGACAAGGCGCGCATCATTCTTGTACCGCCGCCCGTCATCCAGGGCATCGGCTCGGCCGGTGGCTATCGCACGATGATCGAGGATCGCGAGGGACGCGGCTATGACGCGCTGAACAAGGTCGCGACCGACTATATCGGCAAGGCCAATACGACGCCCGGCCTCGCCCAAGTCTATACCCTGTTCGACGTCGCCACCCCGCGCATCTTCGCCGATGTGGACCGGCGCAAGGCCGACCTGCTGGGCGTCCCACCCGAACGGGTGTTCGAAGCGATGCAGGTTTACCTTGGTTCCGCCTTCGTCAACGATTTCAATCTGCTGGGCCGCACCTATCGCGTCACGGCACAGGCGGATCAGGCGTTTCGCGGATCGACGGCGGATATCGCCAACCTCAAGACCCGGTCCAATTCGGGCGAGATGGTGCCGCTCGGTTCCCTGTCGACCTTCCAGGACAAGACCGGCCCCTATCGCGTCGTCCGCTATAATCTGCTGCCTGCGGTGGAGGTCGATGGCGATACGGCACCGGGCTATTCCTCCGGTCAGTCGCTCAGCACGATCGAAAAGCTGGGTGAAACGGCGCTCCCCACCGGGTACGCGCAGGAATGGACCGGCATCGCCTATCAGCAGGCGACGGCGGGCAACACGGCGGGCCTGGTGTTCGGGATGGCGGTCTTCTTCGTCTTCCTGGTGCTGGCCGCGCAATATGAAAGCCTGACACTGCCATTGGCGATCATCCTCATCGTGCCGATGTGCCTGTTGGCCGCGATGCTGGGCGTGAACCTGCGGGGGATGGACAATAATATCCTGACCCAAATCGGCCTGGTCGTGCTGATCGCGCTGGCGGCCAAGAATGCCATTCTGGTGGTCGAGTTCGCCAAGCAGGCCGAGGAACAGCAGGGGCTCTCTCCCATCGAGGCGGCGGTGCAGGCCGCACGCACCCGGCTGCGGCCGATCCTGATGACCAGCTTCGCCTTCATCCTGGGCGCTGTGCCGCTGGTGATCGCGCAGGGGGCCGGTGCCGAGCTTCGCCAAGCCTTGGGCACGGCGGTCTTCTTCGGCATGGCCGGGGTCACGGCCTTCGGTCTGCTCTTCACCCCCACTTTCTATGTCGTTTGCCGCGCGCTTGGCGACCGCTTCACCCGTCGCGGGCGGAGCGGCCAGGCTCCCGCGCTGCAACCGGCCGAATAG